A stretch of Mesoplodon densirostris isolate mMesDen1 chromosome 7, mMesDen1 primary haplotype, whole genome shotgun sequence DNA encodes these proteins:
- the LOC132494179 gene encoding LOW QUALITY PROTEIN: olfactory receptor 52K1-like (The sequence of the model RefSeq protein was modified relative to this genomic sequence to represent the inferred CDS: deleted 3 bases in 2 codons) — MKEGALLASNITSTHPAAFLLVGIPGLEQLHVWISIPFCFVYTLALPGNLTLLSIIRADTALHEPMCLFLAVLAATDLVLSSTALPKMLAIFWFRDQEINFYASLVQMFFLHSFSIMESAVLLAMAFDRYVAICKPLHYITILTGPLITKTGLAAVTQAVTLMTPLPFLLRCFHYCRGPVIVHCYYEYVGVVRLACGDTHFNNIHGIAVAMFIVVLDLLFFVLSYIFILRAVLQLASQEAHYKAFGTCVSHIGAILSTYTPVVICSVIHHVAHRAAPHVHIFLATFYLLFSPMVNPIYGVKTKQIRDLVQSIPEKECIDAYFFP; from the exons ATGAAAGAAG GAGCCTTGCTAGCCTCTAATATTACCTCAACCCATCCAGCTGCCTTCCTGTTGGTAGGAATTCCAGGTTTGGAGCAACTGCATGTCTGGATCTCCATTCCCTTCTGCTTCGTCTATACTCTGGCCCTGCCTGGCAACCTG ACCCTCCTCTCCATCATTCGAGCTGATACAGCCCTCCACGAGCCCATGTGCCTCTTTTTGGCCGTGTTGGCAGCCACTGATCTGGTCCTCTCTTCTACAGCACTTCCCAAAATGCTGGCTATTTTTTGGTTCAGAGATCAGGAGATCAACTTCTATGCCAGTCTAGTCCAGATGTTCTTTCTCCACTCCTTCTCTATCATGGAGTCAGCAGTACTGCTGGCCATGGCCTTTGACCGCTatgtggccatctgcaagccactGCACTATATCACCATCCTTACTGGGCCACTTATCACCAAGACTGGCTTGGCTGCTGTGACTCAGGCTGTGACACTAATGACTCCACTCCCCTTTCTGCTTAGATGTTTCCATTACTGCCGAGGTCCAGTGATTGTCCACTGTTACTATGAGTACGTGGGTGTGGTAAGGCTGGCCTGTGGGGACACTCACTTCAACAATATCCATGGCATTGCTGTGGCCATGTTCATAGTGGTGTTGGACCTGCTCTTTTTTGTCCTGTCTTATATCTTCATCCTTCGGGCAGTTCTACAGCTTGCCTCTCAGGAGGCCCACTACAAGGCCTTTGGGACATGTGTGTCCCACATAGGTGCTATCTTGTCCACCTACACACCTGTGGTCATCTGCTCAGTGATACACCATGTGGCTCACCGGGCTGCCCCTCATGTCCACATATTCCTTGCTaccttttatcttcttttctcaCCCATGGTCAATCCCATCTATGGTGTCAAGACCAAGCAGATACGTGATCTTGTG CAGTCTATTCCAGAGAAAGAATGTATAGATGCATACTTTTTTCCTTAA